A single genomic interval of Propionispora hippei DSM 15287 harbors:
- a CDS encoding spore coat associated protein CotJA: MERRPKKTYVSPDTDDCTYDEEYMEGTICPADMGMRLAHSYVPWQFYKQAFNPQEALAKGTLFPELYGVYKIPR; encoded by the coding sequence GTGGAACGGAGACCGAAGAAAACCTATGTGTCACCCGATACTGATGATTGTACCTATGACGAAGAGTATATGGAAGGAACGATTTGTCCGGCGGACATGGGGATGCGGCTGGCTCATTCGTACGTACCCTGGCAATTTTACAAGCAGGCCTTTAATCCCCAGGAGGCGCTTGCTAAAGGAACATTATTCCCCGAATTATATGGTGTT
- a CDS encoding FtsW/RodA/SpoVE family cell cycle protein yields MLKIPKIWTGPAEAVLYITFILFIIGTVNVFSASFVLAGQLLDDSYFFLKRHLISFAIGLVGLIIATKPDYRKLNRLSGLLAVMTLGMLIAVHFTGVDANGARRWLNLGIKFQPSEIAKLASVIVAASYLGPRIDRKRKISLLSLPVIFIGIMGVLILKQPDMGTAVIVVGLCLILYVLAGLPKQQLYLLYGGGAAVLAYFSYAAAYRMDRITAWLDPWEHQQGIGYQTVQSLLAIGSGGLSGTGLGMGASKFYYLPESHTDFAFAVLCQEWGFFGALLVLVLMGLLACYGGQIARRTPDGFGKILAIGVTLLVAGQAVINIGMVSGLLPVVGVPLPFISFGGTSLIVNLVAMGILINIGRRSARPAVPVDELSGPELPEKPEKRLKLVQRLKDRR; encoded by the coding sequence ATGCTGAAAATTCCTAAAATATGGACAGGACCGGCCGAAGCGGTATTATATATTACTTTTATTTTATTTATCATTGGTACGGTTAATGTATTCAGTGCCAGCTTTGTTTTGGCGGGACAACTGCTGGACGACAGCTATTTTTTTCTTAAACGTCATTTGATCAGCTTTGCAATTGGTCTGGTCGGCCTAATTATCGCTACGAAGCCGGATTACCGGAAGTTGAACCGGCTGTCGGGGCTTTTGGCTGTTATGACGCTGGGCATGCTGATTGCCGTTCATTTTACCGGCGTTGATGCCAACGGAGCCCGGCGCTGGCTCAATCTGGGGATTAAATTTCAGCCGTCGGAGATTGCCAAACTGGCATCCGTCATTGTGGCGGCCAGTTATTTGGGACCACGGATTGATCGAAAAAGAAAAATTTCACTTCTGTCCTTACCGGTCATTTTTATTGGCATCATGGGGGTGTTGATTCTCAAACAGCCCGATATGGGGACCGCCGTGATTGTGGTGGGCCTTTGTCTGATCCTCTATGTGCTGGCCGGACTGCCCAAGCAGCAGCTTTATCTGCTGTATGGCGGCGGTGCGGCGGTGCTGGCTTACTTTTCCTATGCCGCTGCCTACCGGATGGACCGGATTACAGCCTGGCTTGATCCCTGGGAGCATCAGCAGGGAATTGGCTATCAGACGGTGCAGTCGCTGCTGGCCATTGGTTCCGGAGGCTTGTCCGGTACAGGGCTGGGGATGGGAGCCAGCAAGTTTTATTACCTGCCCGAATCGCATACCGACTTTGCTTTTGCGGTACTGTGCCAGGAATGGGGATTTTTTGGGGCTTTGCTGGTTTTGGTACTGATGGGGTTATTAGCCTGTTATGGCGGACAGATCGCCCGGCGGACTCCGGACGGCTTTGGCAAAATCCTGGCCATTGGTGTCACCCTGCTGGTAGCCGGCCAGGCGGTAATCAATATCGGTATGGTGTCAGGCTTGCTGCCGGTAGTCGGCGTACCCCTACCGTTCATTAGCTTTGGCGGCACGTCGCTGATTGTTAATCTGGTGGCTATGGGCATTTTAATTAATATCGGACGGCGATCGGCACGGCCGGCCGTGCCGGTGGATGAACTTTCCGGGCCAGAGCTGCCGGAAAAACCGGAAAAAAGATTAAAACTGGTGCAACGGCTAAAAGACCGCCGCTAG
- a CDS encoding PspC domain-containing protein: protein MVWVIRVGAYLFSGLTIWQFMQSNTAGGGPLHRPLAIDQAHAMILGVCAGVSNYTGVDVSLIRLVWVLAGLYRGAGIVLYLLAFFIMPLAS, encoded by the coding sequence GTGGTATGGGTAATCCGGGTTGGTGCATACCTATTTAGTGGCTTGACAATATGGCAGTTCATGCAAAGTAATACGGCCGGCGGCGGGCCGTTACATCGTCCGCTGGCGATTGACCAGGCGCATGCCATGATCCTCGGGGTGTGTGCCGGAGTCAGCAATTATACCGGAGTGGATGTGTCGCTTATCCGGCTCGTGTGGGTGTTGGCCGGACTGTACCGCGGGGCCGGTATCGTACTATACCTTCTGGCCTTTTTTATTATGCCGCTGGCCAGTTAA